In Streptomyces sp. NBC_01426, one genomic interval encodes:
- the rplO gene encoding 50S ribosomal protein L15: protein MAENSPLKAHNLRPAPGAKTAKTRVGRGEASKGKTAGRGTKGQKARYQIPQRFEGGQMPLHMRLPKLKGFKNPFRTEFQVVNLDKLGALYPEGGEVTVADLVAKGAVRKNSLVKVLGQGEISVALQVSVDAVSGSAKEKIAAAGGTVTELV, encoded by the coding sequence ATGGCTGAGAACAGCCCGCTGAAGGCCCACAACCTCCGTCCCGCCCCCGGCGCCAAGACCGCGAAGACCCGTGTCGGTCGTGGTGAGGCGTCGAAGGGTAAGACGGCCGGTCGTGGTACGAAGGGCCAGAAGGCCCGTTACCAGATCCCGCAGCGCTTCGAGGGTGGGCAGATGCCCCTCCACATGCGTCTGCCGAAGCTCAAGGGCTTCAAGAACCCGTTCCGCACCGAGTTCCAGGTCGTCAACCTGGACAAGCTCGGCGCTCTCTACCCCGAGGGTGGAGAAGTCACGGTGGCCGACCTGGTCGCCAAGGGCGCGGTTCGCAAGAACAGCCTCGTCAAGGTCCTGGGCCAGGGCGAGATCTCCGTTGCGCTGCAGGTCTCGGTTGACGCCGTTTCCGGCTCCGCCAAGGAGAAGATTGCCGCCGCTGGTGGCACGGTCACCGAGCTCGTCTAA
- the rpmD gene encoding 50S ribosomal protein L30, translating to MARLKITQTKSYIGSKQNHRDTLRSLGLKRLNDVVVKEDRPEFRGMVQTVRHLVTVEEVD from the coding sequence ATGGCTCGCCTCAAGATCACGCAGACGAAGTCGTACATCGGCAGCAAGCAGAACCACCGCGACACTCTGCGTTCGCTCGGGCTCAAGCGCCTGAACGACGTGGTCGTCAAGGAGGACCGCCCCGAGTTCCGCGGAATGGTGCAGACCGTCCGCCACCTCGTGACGGTTGAGGAGGTTGACTAA
- the rpsE gene encoding 30S ribosomal protein S5 has protein sequence MAGPQRRGSGAGGGERRDRKGRDGGPAAEKTAYVERVVAINRVAKVVKGGRRFSFTALVVVGDGDGTVGVGYGKAKEVPAAIAKGVEEAKKNFFKVPRIQGTIPHPITGERAAGVVLLKPASPGTGVIAGGPVRAVLECAGVHDILSKSLGSSNAINIVHATVAALKGLQRPEEIAARRGLPLEDVAPAALLRARAGAGA, from the coding sequence ATGGCTGGACCCCAGCGCCGCGGAAGCGGTGCCGGTGGCGGCGAGCGGCGGGACCGGAAGGGTCGCGACGGTGGCCCTGCCGCCGAGAAGACCGCTTACGTTGAGCGCGTTGTCGCGATCAACCGCGTCGCCAAGGTTGTCAAGGGTGGTCGCCGCTTCAGCTTCACCGCGCTGGTCGTGGTGGGCGACGGTGACGGCACTGTAGGTGTCGGTTACGGCAAGGCCAAGGAAGTTCCCGCGGCCATCGCCAAGGGTGTCGAGGAAGCCAAGAAGAACTTCTTCAAGGTTCCGCGCATCCAGGGCACCATCCCTCACCCGATCACGGGCGAGCGTGCCGCGGGCGTCGTGCTCCTGAAGCCGGCTTCCCCCGGTACCGGTGTTATCGCCGGTGGTCCGGTGCGCGCCGTTCTGGAGTGCGCCGGCGTTCACGACATCCTGTCGAAGTCGCTCGGCTCTTCCAACGCGATCAACATCGTGCACGCGACCGTGGCGGCCCTCAAGGGCCTGCAGCGTCCCGAGGAGATCGCGGCTCGCCGTGGTCTGCCCCTCGAGGACGTCGCCCCCGCGGCTCTGCTTCGTGCACGTGCCGGGGCGGGTGCGTAA
- the rplR gene encoding 50S ribosomal protein L18 — protein MAYGVKIAKGDAYKRAAKARRHIRIRKNVSGTAERPRLVVTRSNRNIVAQVIDDLQGHTLASASTLDTSIRGGEGDKSAQAQAVGALVAERAKAAGVETVVFDRGGNRYAGRIAALADAAREAGLKF, from the coding sequence ATGGCATACGGTGTGAAGATCGCCAAGGGCGACGCGTACAAGCGCGCTGCCAAGGCTCGCCGCCACATCCGCATTCGCAAGAACGTGTCGGGTACGGCGGAGCGTCCGCGCCTCGTCGTGACGCGTTCGAACCGCAACATCGTTGCTCAGGTCATCGACGACCTCCAGGGTCACACCCTGGCGTCCGCGTCGACCCTGGACACCTCGATCCGCGGTGGCGAAGGCGACAAGAGCGCCCAGGCCCAGGCCGTCGGCGCGCTCGTGGCCGAGCGTGCGAAGGCTGCCGGGGTCGAGACCGTTGTCTTCGACCGCGGTGGCAACCGATACGCCGGGCGCATTGCCGCTCTGGCTGACGCCGCCCGCGAAGCCGGGCTGAAGTTCTAA
- the rplF gene encoding 50S ribosomal protein L6, which translates to MSRIGKLPIQVPAGVDVTIDGRTVAVKGPKGSLSHTVAAPIAVAKGEDGVLNVIRPNDERQNKALHGLSRTLVANMITGVTTGYVKALEISGVGYRVAAKGSDLEFQLGYSHPILIEAPEGISFKVESPTKFTVEGIDKQKVGEVAANIRKLRKPDPYKAKGVKYAGEVIRRKVGKAGK; encoded by the coding sequence ATGTCGCGAATCGGCAAGCTCCCCATCCAGGTTCCCGCCGGTGTGGACGTCACCATCGATGGCCGCACGGTCGCGGTGAAGGGCCCCAAGGGTTCCCTCTCGCACACCGTCGCTGCGCCCATCGCCGTCGCCAAGGGTGAGGACGGCGTTCTGAACGTCATCCGCCCCAACGACGAGCGTCAGAACAAGGCCCTCCACGGCCTGTCCCGCACGCTGGTGGCGAACATGATCACCGGTGTGACCACGGGATACGTCAAGGCTCTCGAGATCAGCGGTGTCGGTTACCGCGTCGCCGCGAAGGGCTCCGACCTGGAGTTCCAGCTTGGCTACAGCCACCCGATCCTGATCGAGGCGCCCGAGGGCATCTCCTTCAAGGTCGAGTCGCCCACCAAGTTCACGGTCGAGGGCATCGACAAGCAGAAGGTCGGCGAGGTCGCCGCCAACATCCGCAAGCTGCGGAAGCCCGACCCGTACAAGGCCAAGGGTGTCAAGTACGCCGGCGAAGTCATCCGCCGCAAGGTCGGAAAGGCTGGTAAGTAG
- the rpsH gene encoding 30S ribosomal protein S8 — translation MTMTDPIADMLTRLRNANSAYHDTVVMPHSKIKSHIAEILKQEGFITGWKVEDAEVGKNLVLELKFGPNRERSIAGIKRISKPGLRVYAKSTNLPKVLGGLGVAIISTSHGLLTGQQAGKKGVGGEVLAYVW, via the coding sequence ATGACCATGACTGACCCGATCGCAGACATGCTCACGCGTCTGCGTAACGCTAACTCGGCGTACCACGACACCGTCGTGATGCCGCACAGCAAGATCAAGTCGCACATCGCAGAGATCCTCAAGCAAGAGGGTTTCATCACCGGCTGGAAGGTCGAGGACGCCGAGGTCGGCAAGAACCTCGTCCTCGAGCTGAAGTTCGGGCCGAACCGTGAGCGCTCCATTGCGGGCATCAAGCGGATCTCGAAGCCCGGTCTGCGCGTGTACGCGAAGTCCACCAACCTGCCGAAGGTGCTCGGCGGCCTGGGCGTGGCGATCATCTCCACGTCCCACGGTCTCCTCACCGGCCAGCAGGCAGGCAAGAAGGGCGTAGGTGGGGAAGTCCTCGCCTACGTCTGGTAG
- a CDS encoding type Z 30S ribosomal protein S14, with translation MAKKALIAKAARKPKFGVRAYTRCQRCGRPHSVYRKFGLCRVCLREMAHRGELPGVTKSSW, from the coding sequence ATGGCGAAGAAGGCTCTCATCGCGAAGGCTGCCCGCAAGCCCAAGTTCGGTGTGCGTGCGTACACCCGCTGCCAGCGCTGCGGTCGCCCTCACTCCGTGTACCGCAAGTTCGGCCTGTGCCGCGTCTGCCTTCGTGAGATGGCTCACCGTGGCGAGCTGCCGGGCGTGACCAAGAGCTCCTGGTAA
- the rplE gene encoding 50S ribosomal protein L5 → MATTPRLKTKYREDIAGKLREEFSYENVMQIPGLVKIVVNMGVGDAARDSKLIDGAIKDLTTITGQKPAVTKARKSIAQFKLREGQPIGCHVTLRGDRMWEFLDRTLSLALPRIRDFRGLSPKQFDGRGNYTFGLTEQVMFHEIDQDKIDRTRGMDITVVTTATNDDEGRALLRHLGFPFKEA, encoded by the coding sequence ATGGCTACCACTCCGCGTCTCAAGACGAAGTACCGCGAGGACATCGCGGGCAAGCTGCGTGAGGAGTTCTCCTACGAGAACGTCATGCAGATTCCCGGCCTCGTGAAGATCGTGGTCAACATGGGTGTGGGCGACGCCGCCCGCGACTCCAAGCTGATCGACGGCGCCATCAAGGACCTGACGACGATCACCGGTCAGAAGCCGGCCGTCACGAAGGCCCGGAAGTCCATCGCGCAGTTCAAGCTGCGCGAGGGTCAGCCGATCGGCTGCCACGTCACCCTCCGTGGTGACCGCATGTGGGAGTTCCTGGACCGTACGCTGTCGCTCGCGCTTCCGCGTATCCGTGACTTCCGTGGTCTGTCGCCGAAGCAGTTCGACGGCCGTGGCAACTACACCTTCGGTCTCACGGAGCAGGTCATGTTCCACGAGATCGACCAGGACAAGATCGACCGTACCCGGGGTATGGACATCACCGTGGTCACCACGGCGACCAACGACGACGAGGGCCGTGCCCTCCTTCGTCACCTCGGCTTCCCCTTCAAGGAGGCGTAA
- the rplX gene encoding 50S ribosomal protein L24, which produces MKIKKGDLVQVITGKDKGKQGKVITAIPTENRVLVEGVNRVKKHTKAGQTAGGSQTGGIVITEAPIHVSNVQLVVEKDGQKVVTRVGYRFDDEGNKIRVAKRTGEDI; this is translated from the coding sequence ATGAAGATCAAGAAGGGCGACCTGGTTCAGGTCATCACCGGTAAGGACAAGGGCAAGCAGGGCAAGGTCATCACGGCCATCCCTACTGAGAACCGCGTCCTCGTCGAGGGTGTCAACCGGGTCAAGAAGCACACCAAGGCCGGTCAGACCGCTGGTGGTTCGCAGACCGGTGGCATCGTGATCACCGAGGCGCCGATCCACGTCAGCAACGTTCAGCTGGTTGTGGAGAAGGACGGCCAGAAGGTCGTCACCCGCGTCGGATACCGCTTCGACGACGAGGGCAACAAGATCCGCGTTGCCAAGCGGACGGGTGAGGACATCTGA
- the rplN gene encoding 50S ribosomal protein L14 yields the protein MIQQESRLRVADNTGAKEILCIRVLGGSGRRYAGVGDVIVATVKDAIPGGNVKKGDVVKAVIVRTVKERRRQDGSYIRFDENAAVILKNDGDPRGTRIFGPVGRELREKKFMKIISLAPEVL from the coding sequence GTGATCCAGCAGGAGTCGCGACTGCGTGTCGCCGACAACACTGGTGCCAAGGAGATCCTTTGCATCCGTGTTCTCGGTGGCTCGGGTCGCCGCTACGCGGGCGTCGGTGACGTCATCGTCGCCACCGTCAAGGACGCGATCCCCGGCGGCAACGTGAAGAAGGGTGACGTCGTCAAGGCCGTCATCGTTCGCACCGTCAAGGAGCGCCGCCGCCAGGACGGCTCGTACATCCGTTTCGACGAGAACGCCGCTGTCATTCTCAAGAACGACGGCGACCCTCGTGGCACCCGTATCTTCGGCCCGGTGGGCCGTGAGCTGCGCGAGAAGAAGTTCATGAAGATCATCTCGCTCGCGCCGGAGGTGCTGTAA
- the rpsQ gene encoding 30S ribosomal protein S17 translates to MSEKNVTETQDRGFRKTREGLVVSDKMDKTVVVAVEDRVKHALYGKVIRRTNKLKAHDEQNAAGVGDRVLIMETRPLSASKRWRIVEILEKAK, encoded by the coding sequence ATGAGCGAGAAGAATGTGACTGAGACCCAGGACCGCGGCTTCCGCAAGACCCGTGAGGGCCTCGTCGTCAGCGACAAGATGGACAAGACTGTCGTCGTCGCCGTCGAGGACCGCGTGAAGCACGCCCTGTACGGCAAGGTCATCCGCCGTACGAACAAGCTCAAGGCTCACGACGAGCAGAACGCTGCCGGCGTCGGCGACCGCGTCCTCATCATGGAGACGCGTCCGCTGTCGGCGAGCAAGCGCTGGCGCATCGTCGAGATCCTCGAGAAGGCCAAGTAA
- the rpmC gene encoding 50S ribosomal protein L29, whose protein sequence is MATGTKASELRELGNEELVGKLREAKEELFKLRFQAATGQLENNGRLKSVRKDIARIYTLMHERELGIETVESA, encoded by the coding sequence ATGGCGACGGGAACCAAGGCGTCCGAGCTGCGTGAGCTCGGCAACGAGGAGCTCGTTGGCAAGCTGCGCGAGGCCAAGGAAGAGCTGTTCAAGCTGCGCTTCCAGGCGGCCACGGGCCAGCTGGAGAACAACGGCCGGCTCAAGTCCGTCCGTAAGGACATCGCCCGGATCTACACCCTGATGCACGAGCGCGAGCTCGGCATCGAGACGGTGGAGAGCGCCTGA
- the rplP gene encoding 50S ribosomal protein L16, which produces MLIPRRVKHRKQHHPKRRGMAKGGTEVSFGEYGIQALTPAYVTNRQIEAARIAMTRHIKRGGKVWINIYPDRPLTKKPAETRMGSGKGSPEWWIANVHPGRVMFELSYPNEKIAREALTRAAHKLPMKCRIVRREAGES; this is translated from the coding sequence ATGCTGATCCCTCGTAGGGTCAAGCACCGCAAGCAGCACCACCCCAAGCGCCGCGGTATGGCCAAGGGCGGTACTGAGGTCTCGTTCGGCGAGTACGGCATCCAGGCGCTCACCCCCGCCTACGTGACGAACCGCCAGATCGAGGCGGCTCGTATTGCGATGACCCGTCACATCAAGCGTGGCGGCAAGGTCTGGATCAACATCTACCCGGACCGTCCGCTCACGAAGAAGCCCGCCGAGACCCGCATGGGTTCCGGTAAGGGTTCTCCCGAGTGGTGGATCGCGAACGTGCACCCGGGTCGGGTCATGTTCGAGCTGTCCTACCCGAACGAGAAGATTGCTCGTGAGGCGCTCACCCGCGCTGCTCACAAGCTTCCGATGAAGTGCCGGATTGTTCGGCGCGAGGCAGGTGAGTCGTGA
- the rpsC gene encoding 30S ribosomal protein S3, with the protein MGQKVNPHGFRLGITTDFKSRWYADKLYKDYVKEDVAIRRMMTSGMERAGISKVEIERTRDRVRVDIHTARPGIVIGRRGAEADRIRGDLEKLTGKQVQLNILEVKNPELDAQLVAQAVAEQLSSRVSFRRAMRKSMQGTMKAGAKGIKIQCGGRLGGAEMSRSEFYREGRVPLHTLRANVDYGFFEAKTTFGRIGVKVWIYKGDVKNIAEVRAENAAARAGNRPARGGANDRPAGGRGGRGGERGGRGGRKPQQAAGAEAPKADAPAAAPAESTGTEA; encoded by the coding sequence ATGGGCCAGAAGGTAAACCCGCACGGGTTCCGGCTCGGCATCACCACCGACTTCAAGTCGCGTTGGTACGCCGACAAGCTGTACAAGGACTACGTCAAGGAAGACGTCGCCATCCGTCGGATGATGACGTCCGGCATGGAGCGCGCCGGCATCTCGAAGGTTGAGATCGAGCGCACCCGTGACCGCGTGCGTGTGGACATCCACACCGCTCGTCCCGGCATCGTCATCGGCCGCCGTGGCGCCGAGGCCGACCGCATCCGCGGTGACCTCGAGAAGCTCACGGGCAAGCAGGTCCAGCTGAACATCCTCGAGGTCAAGAACCCCGAGCTCGACGCTCAGCTGGTTGCCCAGGCCGTTGCCGAGCAGCTCTCCTCCCGCGTCTCCTTCCGTCGCGCCATGCGTAAGAGCATGCAGGGCACGATGAAGGCCGGCGCCAAGGGCATCAAGATCCAGTGCGGCGGTCGCCTCGGCGGCGCCGAGATGTCCCGCTCCGAGTTCTACCGCGAGGGTCGTGTGCCGCTGCACACGCTGCGCGCGAACGTGGACTACGGCTTCTTCGAGGCCAAGACCACCTTCGGCCGTATCGGTGTGAAGGTCTGGATCTACAAGGGCGACGTCAAGAACATCGCCGAGGTTCGCGCCGAGAACGCCGCGGCCCGTGCGGGCAACCGCCCGGCTCGTGGTGGCGCGAACGACCGTCCGGCCGGTGGCCGCGGTGGTCGTGGTGGCGAGCGTGGCGGCCGTGGCGGCCGCAAGCCGCAGCAGGCTGCTGGTGCCGAGGCCCCCAAGGCCGACGCTCCCGCCGCCGCTCCGGCTGAGAGCACCGGAACGGAGGCCTGA
- the rplV gene encoding 50S ribosomal protein L22, with protein MEARAQARYIRVTPMKARRVVDLIRGMDATEAQAVLRFAPQAASVPVGKVLDSAIANAAHNYNHPDASTLVISEAFVDEGPTLKRFRPRAQGRAYRIRKRTSHITVVVSSKEGSR; from the coding sequence ATGGAAGCCAGGGCCCAGGCGCGGTACATCCGCGTCACGCCCATGAAGGCCCGCCGAGTGGTGGACCTTATCCGTGGCATGGATGCCACGGAGGCTCAGGCGGTCCTGCGTTTCGCCCCGCAGGCCGCGAGCGTGCCGGTTGGCAAGGTGCTGGACAGCGCCATTGCCAATGCCGCACACAACTACAACCACCCGGACGCCTCCACGCTGGTCATCAGCGAGGCGTTCGTGGACGAGGGCCCGACCCTGAAGCGGTTCCGTCCGCGTGCGCAGGGCCGTGCCTACCGGATCCGCAAGCGGACCAGCCACATCACCGTGGTCGTCAGCAGCAAGGAAGGTTCCCGGTAA